From a region of the Thermus caldilimi genome:
- a CDS encoding Crp/Fnr family transcriptional regulator, with protein MPASPLFQDMGPEETRLARSYFQPLSYPKGKAIFHQGDLGQALYLVEEGRVRLYRTHLGGQEKILGFLGPGEVFGEMSLLDGRERSASALAEEETLLLALYREAYFGLIRRLPLFAHNLARILAHRLRELNLELDLLAFEEARSRVAYALLKLLRQGYGPHFQLRHQDLAALAGVSRETTTRVLHELKDQGVLRLFSGVVEVVDPRLLEEVAFGLV; from the coding sequence ATGCCGGCATCCCCCCTCTTCCAGGATATGGGTCCGGAGGAAACCCGCCTGGCCCGCTCCTACTTCCAGCCCCTGAGCTACCCCAAGGGCAAAGCCATCTTCCACCAGGGGGATCTGGGCCAGGCCCTTTACCTGGTGGAGGAGGGTCGGGTGCGCCTCTACCGCACCCACCTGGGAGGCCAGGAAAAGATCCTGGGGTTCCTGGGGCCTGGGGAGGTTTTTGGGGAGATGAGCCTTTTGGACGGGAGGGAACGAAGCGCCAGCGCCCTGGCGGAGGAGGAAACCCTTCTCCTTGCCCTCTACCGGGAAGCCTACTTTGGGCTCATCCGCCGCCTGCCCCTTTTTGCCCACAACCTGGCCCGCATCCTGGCCCACCGCCTGCGGGAACTCAACCTGGAGCTGGACCTTCTGGCCTTTGAGGAGGCAAGAAGCCGGGTAGCCTACGCCCTCTTAAAGCTCCTTCGCCAAGGATATGGGCCCCACTTCCAGCTCCGCCACCAGGACCTGGCCGCCCTGGCCGGGGTGAGCCGGGAAACCACCACCCGGGTCCTCCACGAGCTCAAAGACCAAGGCGTCCTGCGGCTTTTTTCAGGGGTGGTGGAGGTGGTGGACCCCAGGCTTTTGGAGGAGGTGGCCTTTGGCCTGGTTTGA
- a CDS encoding 2-phosphosulfolactate phosphatase — MRLKVDVLPAEELVYPDVVLVVDVIRSTTTAVAFLEAGAEALYWVPSLEAARAFKDRDVLLAGEVGGLKPPGFDLGNSPREALEAPVGGKTVVMSTTNGTKAAHVAARTAKHVLLASLFNAHAAARLARELATEEVAILAAGKEGRVGLDDLYTAGVLAEYLGLLGEVEPEDGARIALAVKRNYQDPLEALSLSAAATALKGMGLEADVPFCAQVAKSAVVPTLTGRVGEALIFKRAHPGQAG, encoded by the coding sequence ATGCGCTTGAAGGTGGATGTTCTCCCCGCGGAGGAGCTGGTCTACCCCGATGTGGTGTTGGTGGTGGACGTGATCCGCTCCACCACCACCGCGGTTGCCTTCCTGGAGGCGGGGGCCGAGGCCCTGTACTGGGTCCCAAGCCTCGAGGCCGCCCGGGCCTTCAAGGACCGGGACGTGCTCCTGGCAGGGGAGGTGGGGGGGTTAAAACCCCCGGGGTTCGACCTGGGCAACTCCCCCCGGGAGGCCCTCGAGGCCCCTGTGGGCGGCAAGACCGTGGTGATGAGCACCACCAACGGCACCAAGGCCGCCCATGTGGCCGCCAGGACCGCCAAGCACGTGCTTTTGGCCTCCCTCTTCAACGCCCACGCGGCCGCCCGCCTGGCCCGGGAGCTGGCCACAGAGGAAGTGGCCATTCTGGCCGCCGGCAAGGAGGGGCGGGTGGGCCTGGACGACCTCTACACCGCCGGGGTCCTGGCGGAGTACCTGGGCCTTTTGGGGGAGGTGGAGCCCGAGGATGGGGCCAGGATCGCTTTGGCGGTGAAGCGGAACTACCAGGACCCCTTGGAAGCCCTCTCCCTCTCCGCCGCCGCCACCGCCCTGAAAGGTATGGGCCTCGAGGCCGATGTACCCTTCTGCGCCCAGGTGGCCAAAAGCGCCGTGGTCCCCACCCTCACGGGCCGGGTGGGAGAGGCCCTCATCTTCAAGAGGGCCCACCCGGGTCAAGCGGGCTAG